In a single window of the Fibrobacter sp. genome:
- a CDS encoding FKBP-type peptidyl-prolyl cis-trans isomerase — protein sequence MKTKLIVAAGALAMLMTGCDQLCPGAAPAKKALVTEKDTNSYAFGSHFANQVYQQLIARDSLDLDVEVFIQAFRDRFSQDSSKLLLNDSMVFATLMNIQQKKQEEMRMKDSIANETRKAENAAFFEKNKTAEGVVTTESGLQYKILTEGTGATPSDSDIVKVHYTGTLLDGTKFDSSVDRGQPLEFPINAVIPGWTEMLKLMKVGEKVTAWIPSELAYGPFGRPPQIPGNSALVFEMELIDTHVAEAPKAEEPKKAAKPAKSAAKPAAEAKPAEAAAPAAAN from the coding sequence ATGAAAACAAAACTGATTGTTGCTGCCGGTGCACTCGCTATGTTGATGACCGGCTGTGACCAGCTGTGCCCCGGTGCAGCTCCGGCTAAGAAGGCTCTTGTCACGGAGAAGGACACGAACAGCTACGCATTTGGTTCCCATTTTGCAAACCAGGTGTACCAGCAGCTGATCGCCCGCGATTCTCTTGATTTGGATGTCGAAGTGTTTATTCAGGCGTTTAGGGATCGCTTCAGCCAGGATTCCAGCAAACTGCTCCTGAACGATTCTATGGTGTTTGCTACTCTGATGAACATCCAGCAGAAGAAGCAGGAAGAAATGCGCATGAAGGACAGCATTGCGAACGAAACCCGCAAGGCCGAAAATGCCGCTTTCTTTGAAAAGAACAAGACTGCCGAAGGCGTCGTGACCACCGAGTCTGGCCTCCAGTACAAGATTCTTACCGAAGGTACCGGTGCTACTCCGAGCGATTCCGATATTGTGAAGGTGCATTACACGGGTACGCTCCTCGACGGCACCAAGTTCGACAGCTCTGTCGACCGCGGTCAGCCGCTCGAATTCCCGATCAACGCCGTGATTCCGGGCTGGACCGAAATGCTCAAGCTCATGAAGGTGGGCGAAAAGGTCACCGCATGGATCCCGAGCGAGCTTGCTTACGGTCCGTTCGGCCGTCCTCCTCAGATCCCGGGCAACAGCGCGCTGGTTTTCGAAATGGAACTCATCGATACGCATGTTGCCGAAGCTCCGAAGGCTGAAGAACCGAAGAAGGCTGCCAAGCCCGCCAAGTCCGCTGCAAAGCCGGCTGCCGAAGCCAAGCCTGCTGAAGCCGCTGCTCCCGCAGCTGCAAACTAG
- a CDS encoding S41 family peptidase yields MNFLHKSILGLSCAVLFCTQGCFETKTNKHLSNPEGTDEEEQFFENLPYEAKELVFTEFLLDVFYVNADKELRDFEDYYKKGERHGFSSADYEFPDVSYMFSTLSDNFTNYYSPQIATYILNLLTYSATDVGIGAQVKKNTVPACEPQSENCTDSTTVLQFTQIYKNGPADDAGIKKGDIVVSVNGTVPTTPEAFDKLTSGNEGERISVDVTRGGDSLSFNILLESFATPTVFVDMYDSIPVITITEFTDTTTLPTGTYGEFVEALEETKDAKATIIDLRNNPGGSVDQCMDMTAELLSKNDTIAFMVSHELDTITEKRVIDTLTWIATENGLAKDRYLVFLADSGSASCAELMLVGTISNTKSPVVGLTTYGKGIGQSYVGTYAGGIAGITSMRMFDKNHKIYHRFGIEPDYVEGDPDKAMEIALQLAKERTAVRTKEYGSVDTGHFTLAKSHASSKKPGRGGAYKIIRDKMQMPIPFK; encoded by the coding sequence ATGAACTTTTTACATAAATCGATATTGGGACTTTCGTGCGCAGTCTTGTTCTGCACGCAAGGTTGCTTTGAGACGAAGACCAACAAACACCTCAGCAATCCGGAAGGCACAGATGAAGAGGAGCAGTTTTTCGAAAACCTCCCCTACGAAGCAAAGGAACTAGTCTTCACCGAATTCCTGCTCGATGTTTTCTATGTAAATGCCGACAAGGAACTGAGGGATTTCGAAGACTACTACAAGAAGGGCGAACGACACGGTTTCTCCTCCGCTGATTACGAGTTCCCCGACGTATCGTACATGTTCTCCACCCTGAGCGACAACTTTACCAATTACTACAGCCCCCAAATCGCAACCTACATCCTGAACTTGCTGACGTATTCCGCAACGGACGTAGGAATCGGCGCACAGGTAAAGAAGAACACCGTTCCCGCCTGCGAACCGCAGAGCGAGAACTGCACCGACTCCACTACCGTGCTCCAGTTTACCCAGATTTACAAGAACGGGCCAGCAGATGACGCCGGCATCAAGAAAGGCGATATCGTAGTCTCCGTCAACGGCACCGTCCCGACCACGCCCGAAGCATTTGACAAACTGACCTCCGGCAACGAAGGAGAAAGGATTTCCGTGGATGTTACCCGCGGCGGTGATTCTCTCTCGTTCAATATCCTATTGGAATCCTTCGCGACTCCTACCGTATTTGTCGACATGTACGATTCCATCCCGGTAATCACCATTACCGAATTCACGGACACGACAACTCTCCCCACGGGAACCTACGGTGAATTCGTCGAAGCCCTGGAAGAAACGAAAGATGCGAAGGCGACCATCATCGACCTGCGCAACAACCCCGGAGGAAGCGTGGACCAGTGCATGGACATGACCGCGGAACTTCTTTCCAAGAACGACACGATCGCATTCATGGTATCGCACGAACTTGACACCATCACCGAAAAACGCGTCATCGACACCCTCACCTGGATAGCCACCGAAAACGGACTCGCCAAGGACCGCTACCTGGTGTTCCTCGCCGATTCGGGAAGCGCAAGCTGCGCCGAACTCATGCTCGTCGGCACCATCAGCAACACGAAGTCGCCGGTCGTGGGTCTCACCACATACGGTAAGGGCATCGGACAGAGCTACGTCGGCACATATGCGGGCGGCATCGCGGGCATAACCAGCATGAGGATGTTCGACAAGAACCATAAGATTTACCACAGGTTCGGTATTGAACCGGACTATGTCGAAGGCGACCCGGACAAGGCGATGGAAATCGCCCTCCAGCTTGCGAAAGAAAGAACTGCGGTACGTACAAAGGAATACGGCAGCGTCGATACGGGCCACTTCACGCTCGCGAAATCGCACGCAAGTTCCAAGAAGCCGGGACGCGGCGGTGCGTACAAGATTATCCGCGACAAGATGCAGATGCCCATCCCGTTCAAGTAA
- a CDS encoding S41 family peptidase: protein MKSTPATDEYGYNYWLLQKTYLYEEELPNLPEEGDSIQVLYKALSDRYTRYTEPSQSAAVIESRNTSVITGDIGLEFWYNPGTEHTLSIRHVYPKSPADRAGVPKNGVVISVNGTELTGEDAYQKYRAVFDSNEVIVLEISFQDSVRSYTMKRETIYAPTIFVDTVDGYEVINIREFKLNTIERDSGSYMELKRHLDSTASDKSVRILDLRNNPGGHVDQCIKMADLFVKSGTLSSRHWYVFSADGKRTEHKTSNEAKAGDSGEEGKFVMLANTGSASCAEIFAAAVRELTDIPLAGITTFGKGIGQSSWKTMDGGLATITTLEFFTPKGNLYHGKGLEPDYPCTDGVSVQCAIDAAQKHFGKALKKTAGKAVGTEKQPITGNNHQIEDVYGGAYADIFLFK from the coding sequence GTGAAGAGCACGCCCGCGACAGACGAATACGGGTACAACTACTGGCTTTTGCAGAAGACGTACCTGTACGAAGAAGAGCTCCCCAACCTTCCCGAAGAAGGCGATTCCATACAAGTTCTCTACAAAGCGCTCTCCGACAGGTACACCCGCTACACGGAACCCTCACAGAGCGCTGCCGTCATCGAATCGAGAAACACGAGCGTCATCACCGGCGACATCGGGCTCGAATTCTGGTACAATCCCGGAACCGAACACACGCTTTCCATACGCCATGTATACCCCAAGAGTCCGGCAGACCGGGCGGGAGTCCCGAAAAACGGAGTTGTCATCTCGGTAAACGGAACCGAGCTTACGGGAGAAGATGCATACCAGAAGTACCGCGCCGTGTTCGACTCGAACGAGGTCATCGTCTTGGAAATCTCGTTCCAGGACAGCGTGCGCTCGTATACGATGAAACGCGAAACCATCTACGCGCCTACAATATTCGTGGACACCGTCGATGGCTACGAAGTCATCAACATCCGCGAATTCAAGCTGAACACTATCGAACGCGACAGCGGTTCCTACATGGAACTGAAACGCCACCTGGATTCCACGGCAAGCGACAAGTCCGTCCGCATTCTCGACCTCAGGAATAACCCGGGCGGACACGTGGACCAATGCATCAAGATGGCAGATCTGTTCGTGAAAAGCGGAACGCTCTCCTCGAGACACTGGTACGTATTCTCGGCCGACGGGAAGCGCACCGAACACAAGACCAGCAACGAAGCTAAAGCGGGCGATTCGGGGGAAGAGGGCAAGTTCGTCATGCTCGCGAATACCGGAAGCGCATCGTGCGCCGAAATCTTCGCCGCAGCAGTGCGAGAGCTTACGGACATCCCACTCGCGGGAATCACCACGTTCGGAAAGGGCATCGGCCAATCGTCATGGAAAACCATGGATGGGGGACTCGCCACCATCACGACACTCGAATTTTTCACCCCCAAGGGCAATTTGTACCACGGAAAAGGGCTCGAGCCCGACTATCCGTGCACCGACGGCGTATCCGTCCAATGCGCCATCGACGCGGCCCAGAAGCATTTCGGCAAGGCCCTGAAAAAGACCGCAGGCAAAGCCGTCGGCACCGAAAAGCAACCGATAACGGGAAATAATCATCAAATTGAAGATGTCTATGGTGGCGCCTACGCCGATATTTTTCTATTTAAGTAA